From a region of the Tateyamaria omphalii genome:
- a CDS encoding DUF6280 family protein, with protein sequence MKDFVDGTAFNNEQGNRARKLFAAVVLAALDDAIADDKKYGNGPEQIARWARSRDGREVLSCAGIDPNERVVEGLMEFVGKGVRTSVALSREESERRNAAQQAEAA encoded by the coding sequence ATGAAAGATTTCGTTGACGGCACGGCCTTTAACAATGAACAAGGCAATCGTGCACGCAAACTTTTCGCAGCCGTTGTGTTGGCTGCACTCGACGATGCCATCGCCGATGACAAGAAATATGGCAACGGGCCTGAGCAGATTGCCCGCTGGGCACGGTCGCGCGATGGGCGTGAAGTGCTGAGCTGTGCAGGTATCGACCCGAACGAACGTGTGGTCGAAGGGCTTATGGAATTTGTCGGTAAGGGTGTCCGCACGTCGGTCGCGCTGAGCCGCGAAGAGTCCGAGCGCCGCAATGCCGCTCAACAGGCCGAGGCTGCCTGA
- a CDS encoding RrF2 family transcriptional regulator encodes MRTDNRLPRVLHILLHLDEIDAPVTSDRMGEMFGMDPSLVRRTMGGLRKHGLVASIKGHGGGWHLQRPTTEISLMDVYTALGSPNVFAIGVPEPSSPCLLEHAASKATQTALSTARSVFEQELRSVSVSDLAQDAEFLKAPHGLQK; translated from the coding sequence ATGAGAACCGACAACCGGCTCCCGAGGGTGCTGCACATATTGCTTCATCTCGATGAGATCGACGCGCCCGTCACATCTGACCGTATGGGCGAGATGTTCGGCATGGATCCCTCTTTGGTTCGGCGCACCATGGGCGGGCTGCGCAAACATGGATTGGTGGCATCTATCAAAGGGCACGGCGGCGGCTGGCATCTGCAGCGGCCCACAACTGAGATCAGCCTGATGGACGTTTACACGGCACTTGGATCGCCGAACGTGTTTGCCATCGGGGTGCCCGAGCCGTCCTCTCCCTGTCTTCTTGAGCATGCGGCAAGCAAGGCCACACAAACTGCGCTCAGCACCGCAAGGAGTGTATTCGAACAAGAACTCAGAAGTGTTTCCGTATCGGATCTGGCTCAGGATGCAGAGTTTTTGAAAGCACCTCACGGGCTTCAAAAATAG
- a CDS encoding MFS transporter encodes MSVLSAEPISAKRPQWAVVWALLLAAFVSLLDVTVVNLAVPSIAKDLEATGSQSQWILLAYLVPLAALLLPLGRFGDVLGRRRLFLFGVSAFAAGGLVAGTADGIRILIVARTLQGIGAATMMPQVLALTQVILPPEERRRAVGYFAMISALGAVAGPIIGGAVLSLDPFGLGWRIAFLLAIPPCLASVVIVALFLPRDNQRSSKSLDVRHAILVALAVTGLVFGVAQGRTLGWPLWINVLIPASVLLLAYVAHAQLHKVSDRVEPLLPRALLQSIPFLTGAAMILLIFCGIAGVPFTLAVALQAGPKLSPGAVAVALAAHPVLAVAGASIAGRVTPSNPWTLPVLGSLLVCGGIVLIILAFWTVGNDISARILVPPLSLIGLGMGLGNVALVSNTLALAPNDSAGAASGLIQTGQQIGIALSIAIVGSLYFGSSVQETTGQAAATALIFPAIVFALASLLCVLGAVLHARRAT; translated from the coding sequence ATGTCAGTCCTGTCTGCTGAACCAATTTCCGCAAAACGACCGCAATGGGCGGTCGTCTGGGCGCTTCTGCTCGCAGCGTTCGTTTCACTCTTGGATGTCACAGTGGTCAATCTCGCGGTCCCGAGCATCGCAAAGGATCTTGAAGCGACCGGATCCCAATCGCAATGGATCTTGCTGGCCTATCTGGTTCCTCTCGCGGCGTTGCTTCTTCCCCTTGGGCGCTTTGGGGATGTGCTTGGCCGTCGACGTTTGTTCCTGTTTGGCGTGTCCGCCTTTGCAGCAGGCGGGCTGGTGGCTGGAACAGCCGACGGTATCCGCATTCTGATCGTGGCACGGACCCTCCAGGGGATCGGGGCGGCGACGATGATGCCGCAAGTTCTGGCCCTCACACAAGTGATCTTGCCCCCCGAAGAAAGACGGCGCGCCGTTGGCTATTTTGCGATGATCAGCGCATTGGGGGCCGTCGCCGGTCCGATCATCGGCGGAGCTGTCCTGTCGCTAGATCCCTTTGGTCTGGGATGGCGCATTGCGTTCCTGCTGGCGATACCACCTTGTTTGGCGTCGGTGGTGATCGTTGCGCTGTTTCTCCCACGCGACAATCAGAGATCATCGAAATCACTCGATGTGCGGCACGCGATATTGGTCGCATTGGCCGTCACGGGCTTGGTCTTTGGGGTGGCGCAGGGGCGGACACTCGGGTGGCCACTCTGGATCAATGTTCTGATCCCAGCCAGTGTTCTGCTGCTTGCTTACGTCGCTCATGCCCAGTTGCACAAGGTGTCTGATCGGGTCGAGCCGCTGTTGCCGCGCGCCTTGCTGCAGTCCATCCCATTTCTGACGGGGGCCGCGATGATCCTATTGATATTTTGCGGTATCGCCGGTGTTCCTTTTACATTGGCCGTCGCGCTGCAAGCCGGACCGAAGCTCTCGCCCGGCGCAGTAGCAGTTGCTCTTGCCGCGCATCCCGTTTTGGCCGTGGCGGGGGCATCTATTGCGGGACGGGTTACACCATCAAACCCGTGGACCCTTCCAGTCCTCGGATCGCTGCTGGTCTGCGGCGGTATTGTTCTGATCATCCTGGCATTTTGGACCGTTGGAAATGACATCAGCGCCCGCATTCTTGTCCCGCCCTTGTCGCTGATCGGATTGGGTATGGGCTTAGGCAACGTGGCTCTTGTGTCCAATACGTTGGCGCTCGCGCCGAACGATAGCGCAGGCGCAGCGTCGGGCCTTATCCAAACCGGGCAACAGATCGGCATTGCGCTGAGTATCGCCATCGTCGGCAGTCTGTATTTCGGGAGCAGCGTGCAGGAAACAACAGGGCAGGCCGCGGCAACAGCATTGATTTTTCCCGCCATTGTCTTTGCTCTGGCCAGTCTGCTTTGCGTGCTTGGCGCAGTTTTGCACGCACGAAGGGCGACATGA
- a CDS encoding protein-L-isoaspartate O-methyltransferase family protein: MPDFSTRRTMMVDTQVRPSDVTKFPIIDAMLSVKREDFVPAALRETAYLGENLDLDDGRVILEPRTLAKMLDALDISPDELVLDVGAALGYSAAVIAHMAQAVVALEDNETMSSEAQDALMSASIDNVITHVEPLKDGAAEHGPYDVIVIEGGVAHVPDALLAQLKDGGRIACLFMDGALGEVRVGYKTDGAVSWRRAFNAGAPVLPGFEKHNAFTL; encoded by the coding sequence ATGCCCGACTTCTCGACCCGGCGCACAATGATGGTGGACACGCAGGTCCGGCCATCTGACGTCACCAAGTTTCCAATTATTGATGCTATGCTATCCGTAAAGCGCGAAGACTTTGTTCCTGCCGCCTTGCGAGAGACGGCCTATCTGGGTGAGAACCTAGATCTTGATGACGGGCGCGTCATCCTTGAACCTCGGACGTTGGCGAAAATGCTGGATGCTCTGGACATTTCCCCGGATGAGCTGGTGCTCGATGTCGGCGCGGCCCTGGGCTATTCGGCTGCTGTCATCGCGCACATGGCCCAGGCGGTCGTCGCTCTCGAAGACAACGAAACGATGTCGTCCGAGGCGCAAGACGCGCTGATGTCCGCCAGCATCGACAATGTTATCACCCATGTCGAACCCCTCAAGGATGGCGCGGCAGAGCATGGTCCCTACGACGTAATTGTGATTGAGGGTGGCGTGGCTCACGTGCCGGATGCACTCCTTGCGCAACTCAAGGACGGTGGCCGGATTGCGTGCCTCTTCATGGACGGGGCGCTTGGTGAGGTGCGTGTTGGCTACAAAACGGATGGAGCTGTGTCGTGGCGACGCGCCTTCAATGCGGGCGCACCAGTCTTGCCGGGATTTGAGAAACATAACGCATTCACACTTTGA
- a CDS encoding cobalamin biosynthesis protein CobQ, whose translation MNTPAHLLIGAAAFGKSADQRILVAAFAGGLMPDLSLYLMAGVSLYILGIPPSVVFNDLYFSGAWQTVFAIDNSFFVWGVLCAIAVWRKSGWAIALTGAALVHLALDFPLHHDDGRPHFWPFSYWVFESPVSYWDRSHGAALVAPIEASIATVAAVVLWRRALPVWGSGLVVLLLLAEFWVVRQWLFFFVDSPG comes from the coding sequence GTGAACACACCCGCACATTTGCTGATTGGTGCCGCTGCCTTCGGGAAGAGTGCGGATCAACGCATTCTGGTGGCTGCCTTCGCCGGTGGCCTTATGCCTGATCTGTCACTGTATCTGATGGCCGGCGTATCGCTCTACATCCTTGGGATTCCGCCAAGTGTCGTTTTCAACGACCTCTATTTCTCAGGCGCTTGGCAAACCGTTTTTGCCATCGACAACTCATTTTTCGTTTGGGGTGTGCTGTGCGCCATTGCTGTCTGGCGCAAGTCTGGCTGGGCGATTGCACTGACAGGCGCGGCCCTTGTGCATCTAGCATTGGATTTTCCGCTGCACCACGATGATGGGAGACCGCACTTCTGGCCGTTCAGTTACTGGGTGTTTGAAAGCCCGGTCAGCTACTGGGACAGGAGCCATGGTGCCGCTTTGGTGGCCCCGATCGAGGCGTCCATTGCGACCGTGGCGGCAGTGGTCCTGTGGCGTAGGGCGTTGCCAGTCTGGGGGAGCGGGCTTGTTGTACTTCTGCTGCTCGCCGAGTTCTGGGTTGTCCGGCAATGGCTGTTCTTCTTTGTCGACAGCCCGGGGTAA
- a CDS encoding TolC family outer membrane protein gives MGLATAVSFSFGGTRATADTLADALIGAYTHSGLLQQNRALLRAADEDVPIALAALRPIINWSSDLSQVFGDTTSSSTGGLTRSIDTTTISLDLTASWQLYDFGADAARVEALKETVLATRASLLNVEQALLLRAASAFFNVGRQENFVALSQNNLRLLQQELRAANDRFEVGEVTRTDVSLAEAAVAQARSNLADAERNLIQAQAEYANVVGRQPGRLAGLPALPRTETRIEAAQAVAVRSHPEMETARRQVSVNELLVNAASKDMLPVVSLSGSLSIEEEIGGEDSTEQGVIGLNVTGPIYQGGRLTALERQAIANRDAARGNLHNVRHDVQQDVVDAISDYNAARASLAASERQIRAARVAFQGVREEATLGARTTLDVLDAEQDLLDAESNRISAQADQYIAAYAVLEAMGLLTAQRLKLPVQLYDPAAYYNLVKDGPVKRSRQGQQLDRVLRALQVDD, from the coding sequence TTGGGACTCGCAACAGCTGTCAGTTTCAGCTTCGGTGGCACACGGGCGACAGCAGATACTCTGGCGGATGCTTTGATCGGGGCATACACGCACAGCGGACTGTTGCAACAGAACCGCGCGCTTCTGCGCGCCGCCGATGAGGATGTTCCGATTGCGCTGGCCGCCCTGCGTCCGATCATCAACTGGTCCAGCGACCTGTCTCAGGTTTTTGGGGACACGACGTCCTCGTCGACCGGCGGATTGACGCGTTCGATCGACACGACGACGATCTCATTGGATTTGACGGCCTCTTGGCAGCTTTACGATTTCGGAGCGGACGCGGCACGGGTCGAAGCGCTTAAGGAGACTGTGCTTGCGACCCGCGCGTCTCTGCTGAACGTCGAGCAGGCGCTATTGCTGCGCGCGGCATCCGCATTTTTCAACGTGGGCCGACAGGAAAACTTTGTCGCGCTCAGCCAAAACAACTTGCGTCTGTTGCAACAGGAATTGCGCGCCGCCAATGACCGCTTCGAGGTGGGGGAAGTGACGCGCACCGACGTGTCGCTTGCAGAAGCCGCTGTTGCCCAGGCCCGCAGCAATCTCGCGGATGCGGAACGAAATCTGATCCAGGCGCAAGCCGAGTATGCGAACGTGGTTGGTCGGCAGCCTGGCCGTCTCGCGGGTTTGCCTGCGCTTCCGCGGACCGAAACCCGGATCGAAGCCGCTCAGGCCGTGGCTGTGCGCAGTCATCCGGAAATGGAAACAGCACGGCGTCAGGTGTCGGTAAACGAGTTGTTGGTCAATGCCGCCTCCAAAGATATGTTGCCGGTCGTTTCGCTGAGCGGAAGCTTGAGTATCGAAGAAGAGATCGGCGGCGAAGACAGCACCGAACAGGGTGTGATTGGCCTCAATGTGACGGGGCCCATCTACCAGGGTGGCCGATTGACGGCCCTCGAACGGCAGGCCATCGCCAACAGGGATGCGGCCCGTGGAAATCTGCACAACGTGCGGCACGACGTGCAACAGGATGTTGTGGACGCAATTTCAGACTACAACGCCGCGCGCGCCAGCCTTGCTGCATCCGAAAGGCAGATCCGCGCAGCACGCGTCGCCTTTCAGGGCGTTCGCGAAGAGGCGACGTTGGGTGCACGCACCACGCTTGATGTACTGGACGCAGAACAGGACCTGCTGGATGCGGAATCGAACCGCATCTCGGCGCAGGCGGACCAGTATATCGCCGCCTATGCCGTGCTCGAAGCCATGGGGTTGTTGACGGCGCAACGCCTGAAGCTGCCTGTGCAGCTGTACGATCCCGCCGCCTACTACAATCTGGTCAAGGACGGACCGGTCAAACGGTCCAGACAAGGCCAGCAATTAGACCGCGTGCTGCGTGCCCTGCAAGTAGACGATTAG
- a CDS encoding ABC transporter ATP-binding protein codes for MSITVESLRKSFGAHSALDGISFEVPKNAFFCVVGPSGCGKSTLLRAIAGLESPDEGRIALDGRTVCDGHTDIPSEERQVGVVFQSYALWPHLSVARNVSFPYEAKGTGRAKALRLASEHLETVALSDYADRRPDALSGGQRQRVALARCLAGDTRTILMDEPLANLDPHLRHTMEGELRAFHDRSGVTTLFITHDQREAMALADIMAVMENGRFLQLGTPQDIYDRPANARVARFIGRGAIVGADVSGREARILGQTVPVEGAGGHMVFVRPRNVTPDPDGARMTIRTISYRGGHWEAVAFDTEAQIEVMLDLPYSAHVGDEIGLRFTGGWVLPA; via the coding sequence ATGAGCATAACGGTCGAATCGCTGCGCAAATCCTTTGGAGCGCACTCGGCGTTGGATGGGATCTCGTTCGAAGTCCCAAAGAACGCTTTTTTCTGCGTCGTGGGGCCGTCAGGCTGCGGAAAAAGCACCCTTTTGCGGGCCATTGCCGGGTTAGAAAGTCCGGATGAGGGGCGCATCGCGCTGGACGGAAGGACCGTATGCGACGGACACACTGACATTCCATCCGAAGAGCGGCAGGTGGGCGTCGTCTTTCAATCCTACGCCCTCTGGCCGCATCTGAGTGTGGCTCGCAACGTGTCGTTTCCCTATGAGGCCAAAGGGACGGGTCGGGCTAAGGCGCTGCGCCTGGCTTCGGAGCATCTGGAGACGGTTGCCTTGAGCGACTATGCTGATCGCCGGCCCGACGCCCTGTCAGGTGGCCAACGCCAACGGGTGGCGTTGGCGCGGTGTCTCGCAGGCGATACGCGCACAATCCTGATGGATGAGCCGTTGGCAAATCTCGATCCGCATCTGCGCCACACGATGGAGGGAGAGTTGCGCGCATTCCACGACCGGTCTGGCGTGACAACGCTGTTCATCACGCATGACCAGCGCGAGGCCATGGCGCTCGCCGACATTATGGCTGTCATGGAGAACGGCCGGTTTCTTCAACTGGGTACGCCTCAGGACATCTATGATCGTCCAGCGAACGCGCGCGTGGCGCGGTTTATTGGTCGCGGGGCAATTGTCGGGGCGGATGTCTCGGGTCGCGAAGCGCGAATTTTGGGCCAGACCGTGCCTGTTGAGGGGGCGGGCGGGCACATGGTCTTTGTACGTCCGCGCAACGTGACGCCCGATCCAGACGGCGCGAGGATGACGATCCGAACCATTTCCTATCGCGGTGGGCACTGGGAGGCAGTCGCCTTCGACACCGAAGCGCAGATCGAGGTGATGCTCGACCTCCCTTACTCGGCCCATGTGGGCGACGAGATCGGCCTGCGTTTTACCGGCGGTTGGGTGCTGCCGGCCTAG